The nucleotide window GGTTCACTGAATTGCATATAGACTCGGTCGGTAGTTGCTGTGTCCAGAAGTTCCAATACGGAAATAGACAACAGAATAGGTGCCATTCCGTCCTTGTAGAAGTAGTCATGAGACTGGATTCCACTTTCAGTTGTGGAATTTAGTGTAATCTTTCCGTAGGGGCTTGTGTTGATTGTTGCTCCAGGAATGTTGATGCCAACAACAAGATCTCTGCCTTCCAGACTGTTAACCTTTGTTGTCTCGTAGACTTTTCCTTCGTATTCAAAGGAAACTGATGTGAAGGATTGACCTGGCTGGTATTCGTTGGTCAAGGTTATATGGATTGCGTCAGGAATGTTGTCACAATCACTATCGATCATCTTGGCGTCATCAATAATGGGCCAAGGCGGAATTTCCTTGATAATCAATACCGCGGTTGCCGGGGTATAGGCAACTGTTGCGGTTGTATTGCCCATTGCCTTTAGAATGGTTTCTGTAGGTGTGTCTGACTTGAGATAGAATACAGCCTCGCCCTTGATGAGGTCAATTCGTTCCACAGGGTGGGTGGCTTCACTGGATGTGTAGAAGGTGGCAAAACCCGTTGCGGAGGAAACCAATATACTTATATCCTCAGCCAAGGGAACCTTATTGCTGTCCAGTAGGCGAACCCTAACTTCTGCGATCTTTCCTGTGTAGGTAAGGATTGTGTCGGTTAAAAATTCCAGGTATCTCTGTTCAGGCGGGATGGTGATAGAGTCGATTTCCACATTGCTGCGAACAACGGCGCAGGCACAGTCATAGCTGCCGTTGAGATTGGCTGCACGGTTATGCCAGCTGACCCATTCTGTATAGTTGTTGCCGTAGCTGGAAATAGTACTGTACTTGAATTCAAGGGAATCTTTTCGATTGCTGGGAACGTAGTTTGTGACAGCAAACATTGACATCCCGTTCATTTCGAATTCATCCAAGATGCCTGTGGGAGAGACCTTGCTTGAGCCTGCATAAGTCGTTGCTGAATCGACTTTTTCTACAGAATAGTGGGGCGTGACAAAGGGGCTGGTAAAGTTCAAGTCAACAGTCTTGATTGTCAAAGGACCGTTTTCTGGAGTATAAGTTGGACCATAGCCGTAGATGTGCTTGCCATGGTAGTAGACCGTGATGTAGGGGTCTCTAGTTATTGCTATGTCGCCGATTCCATCTTTATCGGGGTCTTCCAACTGCTCCGTTTCAGAACCGCGGTAAACGGGGCCTTTTTCCAGAGGGATTCCGTTGAATTTTTCAGGGTCTGTGGCAGCCATATGAGGTGCCATGGACCAGCTGTTCTTGAAGTCCTTGAAAGAACCTTTTCCCTTTTCAAACAAGGCTGTAACAACCATCTGTCCGGAAACTTGGAGGGTGTCCTTGATGTTGATGGGGAGATAGTATTGGTCACCTTCTAGAGTGGGACTGCCAAAGCTGTAACTTTTAATGTTGGTCATCAGACCATCGCCACCCCAGTTCTGGTTCATTATAGAATTGCTCCAGGGCACTGTGGCGAAGTTGGGGTTGTCTCCGAGGTAAACGCGAACTTCAAAGTCATGGAAAGGCATAGTGTCGTTGTTAACCAGATAGAACATCAACTGGTGGCAATCTTCCCAGTTGGAGCACTCTGCGTCACTCTGGTAAGAACTGGGTTTCACAAAAATATCGATGTCAGCGTAGCTCGCTTCGCTTTCTGTCTGGAATGTGTAGTATTTCCCGCCATTTTCGTCGGTAGTGGATCCGGAAGAAACGGAGAAGTAGTAGGTAGTTCCTGCCTTGAGATTGGTCAAAGTCGCTTCGTGGAACAGCACGGCTCCGCCTTCTGCTGCCTGAGCTTCATTTAGATTTGAAGTCGATGTGCCATAGTTGACAATGCCGTTCATGCGTTTGTCGCTCCACCAGTAAATCTTGGCGCTGCGATGGTCCACCTGGCAGATAGTAACTCCGCTGATTGTTGTGGAGGCCGGGTTCATTGTGAATTTATACCACATGCCATGGTTGTCGTCGGTAGACAGGTTACGTTTGGTGTCCATGCCTTCCAGGAAGAAGTAGTATGTTTCTCCTGTGACAAGACCGTCAATTGTCAAGGAGCCGCCTTTACTTGCTGTTCCCTGCTGGACCGATTTTGCGCCTGCAACATCGGGCGTTGTGTTATAGAAAACTGTTACAAGAGCCACTTCGTTGGCATCCCAGCTTATAATGGCTTCAGTATCACTAATAGGTGTTCCTGCAATGTTACTGAATATCGGTCCTTCCTTGTCTACGGGCAGGGAGTTGGAGAAAATCAGCATGGGCATGAAAAGGGTTGTGGTGAAGTCCGCACAGGTTTCTGTAACGGTATAGTCCTCCCAGTCGTCCTTAAGCGTCTTTTCGGGAGATGCTCCGCCCATAAGTGCGCCCAGGGGGCAACGGTATTGATAGGGAACGCCACCGGCGTTGTAACCATCGGGATTGGATGCTCGGTTATGAGGGTGATTCAGGTTTTTGTCTCCAACGCCCATAATGAAGGAAACGTCCCAGGGGTTGGCGCCAAGGTTGTAGTAGATGTTGTCCAATGCGATGTTGAGGTATGCCTGTTTTTCTTCTCCCTGAGTCAATTCAGAGAGCATGAAGAACTGGTTGATGGCTCCCATGTTATATCGGTTGAATCCCCAGTCGCTGGAAGTCCATACCAGATTATAGGGACGAACTGCAGTCACGTTGCCGAAACGGTTCTTATGGACTAAGAGGTCCCCCTGGGTTCCGTCATCGGTCAAGCGGCGCAAAAGATTCACAGTTCTTTGGAATAAAGTATCACGTTCAAGTTCGCCTACGTTATACTTTGCTGCGGTCTCCTTGTCTTCTAGGATTAGACGGGCAAAGGAGTAGAGAACTAGTGAGTGAACATTCTCGAAGTCCAGCATCCAGCCACCGGGTGAGAATCCACTGAGGTGTCCAAGAATACCGCCCTTGAAATATGGACCAGCGTCGTCTGGCTCATTGTTGTACATGTAGTTTGTGGAATTTTCGTTGATGTCTTCATTCTTATACAGATCGTACTGATAGATTGTGTCCTTGGTTGCGTACCAAAGAGCCAGGGCGCCTGCCGCGGCATCGTCCATCCAGTTCGCTTCGGAAGATCCTCCTGGGTAGAATCCTTTCAGTTCATCTGTTCTAACATACTGAGTTCCTTTAGAAATACTTTTTGTATTGTATTTGACAACATTGGCATAGATGTCTATTGCGGCATTGCGCAAGGAATCTGCGTAAACAGGATCGTAGGGTTCCCAACCTACAGAAAAATAAGCGAGAACTGCGGCGATCATACCAGAAGAGGTTCCAACGCCTTTTGCTACGTGACGATCCGGTCCTCCTTTGCTGAAGGGCTGGGCATCTTGTTTTTCGGGCTTGTCCCAGAATTGATGGTCTTCTGAGCCTATGCCAACAGAGTGGTACATGTCGTGCTTTTCAATTAGACCGTCGGCCTTGGAGGCTTTATAAAGTTTGAAGAAAAAGTCTGCACCAATCTTGGCTTCGTACAAAATGTCCGGAATACCGTCGGTGAATACGGTGTCATTGTAGGAATTGCCGAAACGGTCCTCGGCTCTATCGGGATGAACCAAGTATGTGGTAATAAGTCCATAGGCCGTGTAGGTCATGGTTTCGGAAACCTTAAAGTGGTCTCCGCAGTCATGCCATCCGCCTGTCAAGTCGTGGCCTACCTCGGAACCGTCCTGCAAATGGCATGCGGCATGAAACCAAGAGTTCGTATTACCGCATCTTTGCGCGCCGAGGAACTTCAGGGCGGTTTCGAAAATGGCGTTAAATACTCCTGGATCAATATTAAAGTGGGCGGATGTATCAGCTCCAATTTTTACGTAGTACTCGCCTTGAGATGTGAGGGACGAGAATGTGGCTTTTGTCAAATTTTCTGTTTTGGTGGAGGCGGTGGAATCGCCAAACATATACAGCTTGGTTCCGATGGATTTGAAAACGCCGTTGACCCAAACATTTGGCTTTGTGACGTTTTCCATGAGGGCTTCCGTGGTGCCACTGTAAGCTTCTTTTCCTGTGCTTACATCAATGACAGAAAATGCGGTTCCTGCTGGTATGTCTGCCACGTAGGCATATTTCTGGTCTTGAGGACGGAAACCGACCTGGTTTACGCGGATATTTCTACGGGCATAGACGTTAATAGAGTCAAGGTAACGTCTATCGCAGTCGTGGCAGGTTCGGTCAATGTTTGGTAAGTCATATATGGTCGCGGCAGAGATTGTTGCAACCAATGAAAGACCTAAAAGGAAAATTGTCTTGATCATTTTCATCACGCTTTTCTTGTAAAAAATGAACTCAAATCCCATCCATCAAAAAACACAAAAGAATGTGAACCTTAGGACCACATTCTTTTGCGAGCTAAATGTCTAACGATGACGCATCTAGCGTTTGTTCCTCCTGAAGCCGAAGGTTCGGGTAAAGGTGTCATTGCCCTTGATGTCGCGAGTGTCGTCACCCTTGTCGGACTTTTCTGCAGCGTACACGCCCCTAGCCTTCATGTTGAACTTGGCGATGTAGGGCCCTGTACCAATCTTCTTTCCGTCTGCGCTGACAGGGTAATCTTGCGGAGCGGTCCATTCCAGGTACAGAGTCAAGGTGCTGCTTCCGGAGATGTATTCCTTAACTCTGTCAAGGTCAAACTTGTAGCTGGTGTTGTTCACGTAGGTACCGAGGTTGGTGAACAGGTCTAGCTCCATGGTAATGAAGTAGTGACGCTTGTCTTCACCCAGTTCAGTCTTTTCCAGAACATCCGGCAAGGTAATGTCGATCTTGAACACAGGACCTGCATACAGGTAATTGGCGATAGGAGCCTTGGCTACATCGACCAGACGGCTTGCACCTGCAGCGATGACCTGGGTTTCGTCGTTCTTGTTCTGGAGACTCAGACGGAACTGTTCATCGGGGGCAAGGAGGTCGCCACCGTAGGCATTTTCGCGGTTTACCGTAGTGAGCGGATCCAATGCCTCGATCTTGAACTTAACCTTCTTGATCTTGCCTGTTACAGGAACCCAAGGAGTTTCTGCGCCAGGATAGAGGCCTGCTTCGTCCAGATAGAAGCTGGAGGCGGCATCAGGAACCAGTCGTACGGAGTCGGACAGCCAGAATGCTTCCAGGGCTTCGTGGTCATAGCTGAATCTGAATGTTGTAGAACTTAACGGAGCGTGGTTGACCTTCAGCTCGGGGTTTGCCAGAGTGCTGTAGTAAGTTCCCTGGACACCTTCGCGGCGACGTTCCAACTGGTAGGGGTGCGTAGCCATGGAATCTAGCGGTTCAGACATAACCACGGTCAGGTAGTCAAGCTGCTTGTCGTTGCCCATTTCGAAGCCCTGCCAAGAAGCACTTACGATAACCGGCGGGCAGTCGTCGCGGAGCGGATACTTACTATCGCTGAAGCCTCCGTCAATGGGGCCCTGTCGAGCCTGGACGAGACCGTAGGAACCAAGCTTATCTTTACCTTCGTTGCCGCTGGTCTTGTTCTTGAAGACGCCTTCAGGAATGGCGATTCGGATTACGTCGTGATAGACGATAGAGTCTGTAACGCCGACTGTATCCACCTTCGGGATGAATGTGGAGTCCTGTCTGGTGGTGCAGTTCGTCTTGTCTACAACTTCCTTGTCGTAGCAAGACTGTGTTTCCTTAATGGAATCCATCACCAGACCGGTTTCTTCGTCTGTATAGGGAATTGTGTCGCGCTTTATTTCGCAAACGTTCTCGATCTTGGTTTCACAACGTGTAACGGCCTGACCCTTGATCCAAGTACCGTTTGCAGAATCCAGGGCGGTCTGTACGACCTGCAAGGTGTCGAAGGCGATACTTTCGAGATTCCAACCGCCTTCCGGCATTGCGAAAGACTTCAGCACAGTGGGGTTGCCCCAGTAAACATCAATGGTGTCGGGAGTGTCTTTGGGGCGGAGCTTACGGATGAATTCCACATAGACTTCGTCGGGCTGACCGTCACCGGTAAAGTCGGACATTCTTGCGTACTGCACGGGAACCGGTCGGACCATTTCAATGACCTTCACCGGCCCGCACTTGGATGAGAGCGGATTGGAAGTCATGTCGTAAATCTTGAAGTTGGACATAACTTCTGCCAGGAAGTCCTGC belongs to Fibrobacter sp. and includes:
- a CDS encoding glycoside hydrolase family 9 protein, whose product is MIKTIFLLGLSLVATISAATIYDLPNIDRTCHDCDRRYLDSINVYARRNIRVNQVGFRPQDQKYAYVADIPAGTAFSVIDVSTGKEAYSGTTEALMENVTKPNVWVNGVFKSIGTKLYMFGDSTASTKTENLTKATFSSLTSQGEYYVKIGADTSAHFNIDPGVFNAIFETALKFLGAQRCGNTNSWFHAACHLQDGSEVGHDLTGGWHDCGDHFKVSETMTYTAYGLITTYLVHPDRAEDRFGNSYNDTVFTDGIPDILYEAKIGADFFFKLYKASKADGLIEKHDMYHSVGIGSEDHQFWDKPEKQDAQPFSKGGPDRHVAKGVGTSSGMIAAVLAYFSVGWEPYDPVYADSLRNAAIDIYANVVKYNTKSISKGTQYVRTDELKGFYPGGSSEANWMDDAAAGALALWYATKDTIYQYDLYKNEDINENSTNYMYNNEPDDAGPYFKGGILGHLSGFSPGGWMLDFENVHSLVLYSFARLILEDKETAAKYNVGELERDTLFQRTVNLLRRLTDDGTQGDLLVHKNRFGNVTAVRPYNLVWTSSDWGFNRYNMGAINQFFMLSELTQGEEKQAYLNIALDNIYYNLGANPWDVSFIMGVGDKNLNHPHNRASNPDGYNAGGVPYQYRCPLGALMGGASPEKTLKDDWEDYTVTETCADFTTTLFMPMLIFSNSLPVDKEGPIFSNIAGTPISDTEAIISWDANEVALVTVFYNTTPDVAGAKSVQQGTASKGGSLTIDGLVTGETYYFFLEGMDTKRNLSTDDNHGMWYKFTMNPASTTISGVTICQVDHRSAKIYWWSDKRMNGIVNYGTSTSNLNEAQAAEGGAVLFHEATLTNLKAGTTYYFSVSSGSTTDENGGKYYTFQTESEASYADIDIFVKPSSYQSDAECSNWEDCHQLMFYLVNNDTMPFHDFEVRVYLGDNPNFATVPWSNSIMNQNWGGDGLMTNIKSYSFGSPTLEGDQYYLPINIKDTLQVSGQMVVTALFEKGKGSFKDFKNSWSMAPHMAATDPEKFNGIPLEKGPVYRGSETEQLEDPDKDGIGDIAITRDPYITVYYHGKHIYGYGPTYTPENGPLTIKTVDLNFTSPFVTPHYSVEKVDSATTYAGSSKVSPTGILDEFEMNGMSMFAVTNYVPSNRKDSLEFKYSTISSYGNNYTEWVSWHNRAANLNGSYDCACAVVRSNVEIDSITIPPEQRYLEFLTDTILTYTGKIAEVRVRLLDSNKVPLAEDISILVSSATGFATFYTSSEATHPVERIDLIKGEAVFYLKSDTPTETILKAMGNTTATVAYTPATAVLIIKEIPPWPIIDDAKMIDSDCDNIPDAIHITLTNEYQPGQSFTSVSFEYEGKVYETTKVNSLEGRDLVVGINIPGATINTSPYGKITLNSTTESGIQSHDYFYKDGMAPILLSISVLELLDTATTDRVYMQFSEPVAVPSAEWPLSLFASDKTTPGATPTVISSQIYNDSLNIWEFEIAFAADGSSIVTEGMFARLLSSAGIKDKNGNGISSCEPPLLPITLKLIPVPMIYAAISDANEDGLAEHVDIEFEREVDERHVPNNVSVIFGRTEPETLWVAGTDLSFSASRTEATLDFMQPFKLGNTSGTYSGSSRGMAIENAGLVVQHLGEGASYESSDVLGEDKAGPVFVVASINNTSGDMGILKVEISEPVNVVDSSRIYYRQKMDNVDTIIYMHDVYKMSFMAGKSTLAVTFDATSDLAPSEGGFVRMQPKEFSALVDQSGNMPAINNPWIPIGSSGDVKVKFKVKLVNEDKVGTSGGPNRSQVASSENVRLYIQNPNTKKLDLVIGGQVVAQGIDSTMMNGTIWRIELNVPRGGASSEDAAWESLKFKYNIPIYSNLGSYVNRSAGSFIVTPQQYLSSASKVVFFVEWANMDGTGLQAENGRAIATGAYVYKAQLEAKFTPNLNKDIETAKRFSSATSYDKTEVFGVRRIK